The proteins below are encoded in one region of Acidobacteriota bacterium:
- a CDS encoding Trm112 family protein encodes MALQPWFAQLLVCPESKKPLVYFREENFLFCPESKLKYRIEDDIPVLLVDEAERLSDEQAAEVLAAAREQGLLS; translated from the coding sequence ATGGCGTTGCAGCCCTGGTTTGCGCAGTTACTGGTCTGCCCCGAGTCGAAAAAGCCCCTGGTCTACTTCCGGGAAGAGAACTTTCTCTTCTGCCCCGAGTCGAAGCTCAAGTACCGCATCGAGGACGACATCCCCGTGTTGCTCGTGGACGAAGCCGAGCGGTTGAGCGACGAGCAGGCCGCCGAGGTGCTCGCGGCGGCCCGCGAGCAGGGTCTGTTGAGTTGA